The genomic segment ACTGGAAGCTTCCCTTTTCGTTCTTCTCCAGCCAAGTGTTCATCATCTTGACCTGTTCCTGATTCGGAAACTCCCTCAAGTAGGACTCGACAGTTTCCTGTGCTGCTGCCATTGGACTCAGAGTCAGCAGAGGCAGGAGACAGAGGAAACGACGAAGGCGGTGAGACATCTCAGAAATTCTGAAGGGGAACGCGGTTTTAATCCCTACAAGGGGGATATTTGCAGCAAGCCGACTAATGCAGGCTTGCTCAACATATTTACTGACGACTAGCAGCGGATTGCATTTCGGGAACTTTCCAACTTCCATCAAAATAGGGCTTTTGCGGAGAGTAGATGCGAAGTGTTGCATTTGAGCCTGGGTAAATTTCTAAGAAATTTTCTTTGGCTGAATTCTTTCCGAAATTAAGCACATAGCTGCCATCTTTATTCTGCATTGCAAAGGAGCTATTTATATTGTAATTCTCTCCTTGGGCGAATCCGTCTTTGTCGTAAATAGTTACCGACCAAAAAGCATTGCCTGCCATAGGGACATCTTTGAGTACGAGTGTAAATTCCTCGTCAGAGCCGGGAATGGCAATGGAAGGATAAACAGCTCCCTCTTTTGTCAGAGCCCCCCACCCGAAGGCAACCCCAATATTTCTCATCTCTGAACTGATTTCACCCTTATCGCCAAAGATTTCTTCACTGCTAATACCTTTCACATCTTTTTCTTTTTGATAGTCAGATCGCATCGAAAGCATTTGACTCCTATCCCAATCTTTGGTTTGCACGAATTTGCCGCGATTCTTTTGGCGAATTGTTATTTTATCTTGAATTTCGCCCACCCGCTCAAGATCAGCGGGATCCTGCATGTTTACCTGGGTGCGAATGATGATGAATGCGAAGCGACTACCCACCATTTCTTCTGTTATCTCGTAGACGCCGGGGTTGCTTGTGACCAATGGAATCCAGTGATAAGCGCTAACGACTTCCAGGATTTGCAACCGATCGGAGGCTGGCAAGGTAATTGTCGCTGGACTTTTCAAGTCGACAACAGCTGATGAGTACAATGTATCGAAGTTTGGCCTCAATATAGTTTTATCTTTTGGATCCATTGCCTTTCGGAAATGCATGAACACACCCATCCCGTCTGAACAGGTCGCCTTGGCAATTTTTTGAACATAATCACCAAGAATTATTTCCGTCTCAGCAAAAGCGTAGTTTTCTGCATTGACGATAGCTTTCGTCGTTGAGCTTTCTTTTTTAAGTGCAGGCTTGATGTCGTCACACTCTGATGGCCTGCTGCTAGCAAAACCGGGAGTGTTGTCACTCATCGCCAAGGTTGCTGCGATGATAGTCGCAAGACAAAAAGCAGGCTTGATCTGATTCACCACTTAAGTTTAAAAAGATGTTTTAACTTTAGCAAAGATTTTGGGCTAAGCATTCATCTTAGGGAGACAACTGAGCGCTCCCAACAGCAGCTAGAGACGTTCCGATAACAACAGCTCGAATTGTTGGAGATTGCGCCAAGGAACTGCTGGCGATGGTCGAATGCAGTTTGAGGCATCACCTAGAAGCCAGCGCTGTCCTTCAGGGACGAGAGCTTCCTTCAGTAATGGCCACACTCTGCAAGGCCTTGGAAGGAGTCATGAATATCGAAGCCTCGGCACCAGGGTTGGCAGCTCTCCATGAGGATGACTCTCGTGGATGAGGTCATTGCTAATCCCATAGCTCAAAGGCTCTCTCAGAATTGAATTGACACCCCGGTTGGTTGATGAAGTGACTTGACTCAGATGTCAGACATCCCTGCTGCCTGGATGCGCACTCGTGAATTGGCTTCTTATCTCGCAGTCCATCGAAGTACTCTTGGAAACATGTTTCGTCAAGGACTTCTGCAAGGGGGTATTCATCTCTGCAAGATCAATCCACTCGCTCCACGGGGTGAATTTCTCTGGAATCAAGAAGTCGTCTTGATAACTCTTGGTCGCTATGACTATGAGTGTGCCCACATGCATGAAAAGAGACCATGGAACAGCTGATTTGAGTGATGGCAGGAAATCTGAGTGCAACTGAGGGCATCTCGGCGCAGGACCAGAGATGGCCTTGGTGGCCGCTGCTGCCGCTTGGCTCCTAGTTGTCGGAACTGGTCTAAGGGTATTGTCCCTGAGTTGTCCCTGGAATTTTGTGCAACTGGGCTGGATGGTGTGCAACTGGTCTGAGCCCAGCGCCCATGGTTGATGTCTCAATCAAGCGAGCTCGGGATGAGCAATGAGCAGTTGATCGAGTGTGGTGTTGCGCAGGGTGGTTTGGATGGAATTGGCGTCGTCGAGCAGGAGTAGATGATCGCCGTCCTGTTGAAAGGAGAGAGTGAGGTCCGGGCCGATGACGAGTTGATCACCTTGATTTGGGTTGAAATCCGTGATGGTGTCATTGCCGGTTGAGAGAACGAAACGATCAGCACCGGATCCACCGATCAGGGTGTCGTCGTCATCACCGCCGTGGAGGTTGTCGTCTCCGCGCTTGCCCTCGAGGCGATCCTTGCCTGTGTTGCCATTGAGCTTGTCATCGCCTGAGCCTCCACGCAGGGTGTCGTTCCCCTTGCCGCCGAGGAGTTGATCATCATCACGTTTGCCCCGGAGAAGATCTTGCCCTTGATTGCCTCGCAGACGATCAGAGCCTTGTCCTCCTCCACAGGTGTCGTCCCCTCGCCCTGCTCGGACCGTGTCTTCTCCAGGATTGGCTTTGACAAGATCATCACCAGCTTTGG from the Synechococcus sp. KORDI-100 genome contains:
- a CDS encoding DUF1254 domain-containing protein; amino-acid sequence: MVNQIKPAFCLATIIAATLAMSDNTPGFASSRPSECDDIKPALKKESSTTKAIVNAENYAFAETEIILGDYVQKIAKATCSDGMGVFMHFRKAMDPKDKTILRPNFDTLYSSAVVDLKSPATITLPASDRLQILEVVSAYHWIPLVTSNPGVYEITEEMVGSRFAFIIIRTQVNMQDPADLERVGEIQDKITIRQKNRGKFVQTKDWDRSQMLSMRSDYQKEKDVKGISSEEIFGDKGEISSEMRNIGVAFGWGALTKEGAVYPSIAIPGSDEEFTLVLKDVPMAGNAFWSVTIYDKDGFAQGENYNINSSFAMQNKDGSYVLNFGKNSAKENFLEIYPGSNATLRIYSPQKPYFDGSWKVPEMQSAASRQ